The Methanoregula sp. genome includes the window TATTACCTATGCGGGAGACAGCCGGGCGTACCGGGGAGAGAACACGCTTGTCCAGATAACCAAAGATCATTCGCTGGTCCAGGAAATGTTCAGGAAAGGACTGATAACCCAGGAAGAGGCACGACTGCATCCCGATAAGAATGTGGTTACCCGGGTTGTCAGTGAAATACCGGTACACCCGGATATTGTGGAGTTCCGCATGGAGAAGAACACCCTGCTGCTCTGCACAGACGGGCTCACCGATGCACTCTCCGATGAGGAGATATCCCTTGCCATGAAAGAGAGAGATGTAGACCGGATTTGCACAGCCCTCATCGAACGTTCACGGCAGGTAAACCGGGACAATACCACCATTATTGTGATCCGGGCGGCACCGGGATCCTGATTGCTTCCCCGTTATAATTGCAGGGGATTATCCCGGCAGGAACGGTCAATTCATAAGAGGGGGATATCTCCCAAGGGACCGTACACCGTGCCAAAGAACCTATATTTATGAACCCCTATAGTATTTTCATCGGCAGAGTTCTCCCCTCCATCGCAGATCAGAAGATATAGAACCGGACGGTACCGCTATGTTCAAAGAAGGCAATCGCGAGTGTATTGACAATCTCCTCAAACCATCGAAGAGCGTTCTCGACACGGGGTTGCCGATCCGTAATGAAACGTATGAGAAGCGGCAGAAACTCTGGGATGAGATAAAAGCAAATGCCGAACGGTACCGGAAAGGGGAGTGCGGGACATTTCTCAAAGACTTAAACGCCGTTTTTTTATCGCGGTTTGATGCATCTCTCCTGCTCCTTGCGCTGGCATTCCGGCAGAACAACGAACAGTTCGAAGGTGCCGGGTATTTCAGTGTAAGGGAGATCGAGGCCTACGAGACCATCGAGAAATACAGTTATTTCAGGATCCTTACAAAAGGCGAGATTGCAAAGAAGATCCGGTCCAAGGATGAAAAAACCTTAACGCTGCTCAAGGAATATTCCGTGTCCATGAAACAGCATATGGATGAGA containing:
- a CDS encoding protein phosphatase 2C domain-containing protein: MNLTWCGRTHICGRPRNEDAFDMQQIGDHLAAFAVADGLGGLPAGEVASRIAVTALMDTVRTLAPRGMTCTPAQMTEILTKGFAAAAQAIGDDNSLNPDHKEMATTLVAALINDASDGVITYAGDSRAYRGENTLVQITKDHSLVQEMFRKGLITQEEARLHPDKNVVTRVVSEIPVHPDIVEFRMEKNTLLLCTDGLTDALSDEEISLAMKERDVDRICTALIERSRQVNRDNTTIIVIRAAPGS